A window of Hirundo rustica isolate bHirRus1 chromosome 30, bHirRus1.pri.v3, whole genome shotgun sequence genomic DNA:
CCTTCGGGGTGCCCGTCAGGACCTACACGCACGAGGTGGGGGGCTTGGGGGGGCTAAGAACCCCTTCAGGATCCCTGCGTGAACCTACACCCACGAGGTGTGGGGTTTGGAGGGGATGTTGTGGGGTttggaggggatttgggggggtttggaGGGCTCAGAACCCCTTCAGGATCCTCACGTGAACGTACACGCACGaggtgtggggtttgggggggattttggggggggttttggggggtttggggagggatttgtggggtttgggggggtttttggggggtttggggagggatttgtggggtttggggggattttgggggtttggggtggtttttggggggtttgggggggtttttggggggtttggggagggatttgtggggtttggggggattttggggggtttgggggggatttgtggggtttggggggattttgggggtttggagGAAGgatttgtgggggtttttggggggtttggggggggattTGTGGTGTTTGTGGGGCTCAGAACCCCTTCAGGGTCCCTGCGTGAACCTACACCCAcgaggtttgggggttttgggggacatttggggacatgCACACGCTGTCCCTGACAGTGCCCCTGTGGCACCTCTGggtgtcctgtcactggtgaTGTCCCCAAggtccccaatgtcccctcagGTGGTGACCCTGTGGTACCGAGCCCCCGAGATCCTGCTGGGATGCAAATATTACAGCACAGCTGTGGACATCTGGAGCCTGGGCTGCATCTTCGCCGAGATGgtggggacacttggggacaccggggacattggggggacactggggacattgggggcacactggggacattggggacacttggggacactggggacattggggacattggggggacactggggacactggggacatccGGAGCCTGGGCTGCGAGACGATGGGTGACACTTGAGGACATCATTGGGGTCCCCAGGGTGACATGCAGGTCCCCAGGGTCACCTAGAGGTGACACCAGCGTCCCTTTGCACTTCCCCAGAGTGTCCCTAAAcctcctggaggtggcaccgGGGTCCCTCAGGGTGTCACTGCcccagggtgacactggggacacctgggatgGGCCCGGACTGTCCCTAGACCCTGTTTAAGGTGACACTGACGTCCCCTGGGATGTGTCCAGGGAGTCCCCAGGGTGACAGACAGGTCCCCAGAGCCACCTTGGGGTGACACCGgggtcccctgggtgtccccagaccCCCCTCAGGTGACACCGGGGTCCCCTGGGTGTGTCCTGGGTGTCCCCACCCCCCGGGGTGACCCCGCGGTGACGTCAGCGGTGGCACCCTGGGAACAAAGGGACATTgtgggggcgcggggcggggcggggaggggacatCATGTGACCCCCCCACGTCACCCGGGGTGACCGCAGCGTCCGGGGGGGTCACGAGGGGGGGTCACGAGGGGCTCACGGGGCGGGGGAGGGGACAGGGCGGGATTGGGGACCCCGGGGTGACCCCTGACCCCCCCCAGGGTGGCACCAGGgtcctttgggggtggccaggatgtccccagcccCCCACGGGTGGCTTTGGGGTCCCCCAGGATGTGCCCGAGGGGGGCTCAGGTGTCCCTTGGgtgtccccaaatccctctgggggtgtcccctgtgtccccagacccccccgggggtgtcccctgtgtccccctgaGCCCGGtgatgtccccagtgtccccccaggTCACTCACGGGGCTCTGCTCCCGGGTGACTCCGAGATcaatccctgtgtcccctgtgagtgtccccagtgtctcTGTGTCCCCAATGCCTCTGTGGTGTCCCTGtgatgtccccaatgtcccagTGATGTCCCCAATGTCTCTGTGATGTCCCGGTGATGTCCCCCATGTCCTCATGTCCCCTGACCCCTATGAGTGTTCCCTGTGATGTCCCCAACGTCCCTGTGATGTTCCcaatgtccctgtgtccccaatgtccccaatgtccccggtgtcccagcgatgtccccaatgtcccagtgtccccaatgtccccaatgtccccaatgtccctgtgtccccaatgtccccaatgtccccggtgtcccagcgatgtccccaatgtcccagtgtccccaatgtcccagtgtccccaatgtccccaatgtcccagtgtccccaatgtccccaatgtcccagtgtcccagtgatgtccccaatgtccctgtgtccccaatgtccccaatgtcccagtgtcccagcgatgtccccaatgtccccactgtccccagtgtccccagtgtccccaatgtccccaatgtccctgtgtccccaatgTCTCCAATGTCCCTGtgccccaatgtccccagtgtcccagcgatgtccccaatgtccccagtgtcccagcgatgtccccaatgtccccaacgccgccgtgtccccgcagATCACGCGCCGCGCCCTGTTCCCCGGTGACTCCGAGATCGATCAGCTGTTCCAcactgtccccaatgtccctgtgtccccagtgtccccaatgtcccagtgatgtccccaatgtcccactgatgtccccaatgtcccagtgtccccagtgtccctctgtccccaatgtccctgtgtccccaatgtccctgtgtccccaatgtccccagtgtcccagcgatgtccccaatgtcccaatgtccccagtgtccccaacgcccccgtgtccccgcagatCACGCGCCGCGCCCTGTTCCCCGGTGACTCCGAGATCGACCAGCTGTTCCGCATTTTCCGCACGCTGGGCACGCCGGACGAGGCCGCCTGGCCGGGGGTGTCGGCGCTGCCCGATTACAAAGCCACCTTCCCGCGCTGGGCGCGCCAGGACCTGGCCAAGGTGCTGCCGCCGCTGGACGACGAGGGCCGCAAGCTGCTGGCGGTGAGGGCGCGCTCTGCCCGCAGTTTGCCCCGcttctccctgatttttttccccaaaatttcccGATTTTCCCCCACTTGACCCTgatttttccccactttttcctgatttttccccactttttcctgatttttccaccttttccttgacttttccccacttttccctgattttccccaacttttccctgatttttttcccccattccccctttttttcccatttttcctgatttttcccccacttttccctgatttttccccgcttttccctgatttcccccccctttccctgattttcccccacttttccctgatttttccaccttttcccTGATTGTCCCCacttttccctgatttttttctcacttttttccctttttttgccctattttcccaccttttctgttttttttcccccccacttttccctgattttcctcccacttttccctgattttttcctcaattttttcccattttccccccattcttccctctttttttccccctttttcctgattttccccCACTTTCCCCTGATTTTATCCCACTTTTGTCCTGATATTTTTCCCCaccttttcctgattttttccgcacttttttcttgattttttcccctactttgtcctgattttttccccacttttccctgattttatcccactttttttcccacttttcccccCACCTTTTCCCCGATTTCCCCCTACTTTTCCCTGATTTTCCCcactttttcctgctttttccccccacttttctctgatttttccccctttcccccccgtttttttccccgtttttccccattttcccccttttccctccagtttttcccattttcccgtttttttctccccagcaaaTGCTGCACTACGACCCCAACAAGCGAATCTCTGCCAAGGCCGCCCTGGGCCACCCCTTCTTCCGCGACGTCACCAGAGCTGTCCCCCACCTGCGCCTCTGACCCCCCAAAAATCACCCCCAAATCCCTCGAACTGACCCCAAAATGTCCCTAAAACTCCTCAAAAACGTCCCCAAATGTCCCCGGGGGGGGTTCCAAGGCCACCCCCCCAGCACTTACAGGctctccccttctcctgccccccTCAAATGCCACCTCCTCGATGTCACTTTGTCCCCGGCCCCCCGCGCGGTTTTTGGAGCGgaatttttttggtaatttctgcaaaattttgtaataaaatttcctgtctgctttatttattttgggggggggggggtgtgtggcAGGGGGGAGCAGTGTGTCATTGTCACCTCTGGGGCTGGCCTGTCACCTCGACACCCCCAGAATGTCCCCAAGACCCCCCTCAAATTACCCAGAACCCCAAAATGTCCCCAAACCtccccccaatgtcccccaccccccccaccgTGGCGCCTCAGGCCACGCCCCTCGAGACGAGCCACGCCTCTTTCTGGCCACGCCCACATCACAAGCGACGCGCTCTGATTGGTCCGTTCTGGCCCCGCCCGCAGAGCCAGCGCTCCCGGAGACCCCCCGCTGTCAATCACAGCCAGCGCCTCTTCTGATTGGACGCAGCTCCGTCCCTCTTCGCTTTCCCATTGGTTGACGCGGCCTCCTGGCCTCGCCCCGCTCGGTCACCTTATTTGTTGTCCGTCCAGCCCTCCCGCGAGTCTCCGCTTCCCAATGGCCGTCTGCTTTGTCACTCGCTTCGAACCCGGCCTCCTCCtcgctctccctcctccccattGGCCGCGCTCATTCTTCCCTCCCGTTGACCGCTGTGCTGTCCATCACCCTTCCTCAGCCTCCTATTGGTGGAGCCGGGCGGGGCGCTGCCCTTCACTCCTCCCATTGGCGGAGCGCGAAGGCGGGCTCAGCGCTGATTGGCGGAGGCTCCCCTCAGTGCCGCCCCCTCCGGGAGGGCTTGGCGGAGCCGCTGTTTGTGCGCTCGGGGCCGCGCCGGGAGGGCCCGGAGGTACCGGGGACGGGGAGCCCGGAGGGAGCGGGGACGCTCCGGGGGCAGCACCGGGCACCGAGGGCAGCCGGGCACCGAGCGGAACCGGGAGGGaccgagccgggccgggctgagggCGCTGAGGGCGGGACTCCCCCCGGGTGGGGATTGGGGAGGGGGATTGAGGCCTGAGGGGGCCGCGCTCGCCTCATGCCGGGGCTGGGATCGCCCGGAGGAGTCGGGGCTTGGCCGGCTTGGGCTTGAGGGCAGCGGCGCTGCTTCGTTGTGAGGGCGATCCCCtattttgggtggttttcttaCCCCTTCCCCCATTACTGGGGTGGTTTTCCCCCattttggggtggttttcccaccccctccccattATAGGGATGTTTTCTCAAGTTTTGGCGTGGTTTTCCCGCCCCCTCCCCGTTACTGGGGTGTTTTCCCCCCCCCGTTCCTATTTTGGGAGTGATGTCCTCGCTGttttcagggtgtttttttcACCCCACTCCCAATTATTGGATTTTCCTCCGTTTTGAGCGTGTTTTTCTGTCCCTTCCCCATTATTGCGGTTTTCCCCCcttgttttgggggtgttttccGCTCTCGTTCCTATTTTGGGAATGTTTTCCTCtcagttttttgggggtttctcccctttcccattCTGGAGGTGTTTCTCCGCCTCATTACGGAGGGTTCTGatccctgcctggagctggggatcccctgggatttgggattccCTGGGATTTGGGCTCCCCTGGAGTTTGGGATCCCCTGGGTGACCACAGCCCGTCCTGTCCTAGGGGGGATCCGTGGGGTGATCCCGTCCCTGTGTGATGATCCCGTCCCTGTGTGATGATCCCATCCCTGGGGATGATCCCAGTGGGGTGATCCCATCCCTGTGTGATGATCCCAGTGGGGTGATCCCATCCCTGTGTGAtgatcccatccctggagatgatCCCAGTGGGGTGATCCCATCCCTGTGTGATGATCCCATCCCTGGGGATGATCCCAGTGGGGTGATCTCATCCTGAGGGGTGTGATCCCATCCCGGAGGTTTGATCCCAATTGGGTGATTCCATCCCGGTGTGCTGATCCCATCCCAGTGGGATGATCCCAGTTAGGTGATCCCGTTCCAGCTGGGTTATCCCAGTGGGGTGATCTCAGTGAGGTGACCCCATCCCTACAGGTGACCACAGTGAGGTGACCCCGTCCCTGTGATGTGACCCCATCCCTGCGGGTGACCACAGTGAGGTGACCCCGTCCCAGTGATGTGACCCTGTCCCAGTGAGGTGACCCCATCGCTGTGGGTGACCCCAGTGAGGTGACCCCATCCCTGTGACGTGACCCCAGTGAGGTGACCCCGTCCCAGTGAGGTGACCATCTCAGTGAGGTGACCCCAATGAGGTGACCCCATCCCAGTGAGGTGACCCCATCCCTGGGGTGACCCCATCCCAGTGAGGTGACCCCAGTGAGGTGACCCCGTCCCTGGGGGTGACCCCATCCCAGTGAGGTGACCCCATCCCTGTGAGGTGACCCCATCCCTGTGAGGTGACCCCGTCCCAGTGAGGTGACCCCGTCCCCGGGGTGACCCCATCCCTGTGAGGTGACCCCGTCCCCAGGGTGACCCCATCCCAGTGAGGTGACCCCGTCCCCAGGGTGACCCCATCCCTGTGAGGTGACCCCGTCCCCAGGGTGACCCCATCCCAGTGAGGTGACCCCGTCCCCGGGGTGACCCCATCCCTGTGAGGTGACCCCGTCCCCGGGATGACCCCATCCCAGTGAGGTGACCCCGTCCCCGGGGTGACCCCATCCCAGTGAGGTGACCCCGTCCCCGGGGTGACCCCTCCGTGCCCCGTTCCCCGCAGGATCGGCGCCAGCGGGGCCAGCCCGTCCCAGCAGTGCGGGGCCATGGCCGGCCGCGGGGCCCAGCGGCCCAACGGGCACTCGCAGCCCAGTAAGATCTGCCAGTTCAaactggtgctgctgggagagtCGGCCGTGGGCAAATCCAGCCTGGTGCTGCGCTTCGTCAAGGGCCAGTTCCACGAGTACCAGGAGAGCACCATCGGCGGTGAGCCGGGATCCGGGGATCCCAGAGGGacctggggctgtcctggctggggtttggggtgcgGGGAGggcattttggggtttgggacaGCCCAAGGTGTCCCTGAGTGGCCTTGGGGACACCCTGAGGAGTCCTTGGGCAGGTTGGAGATGCGGCGAGGTTTCCCTGGAAAGGCTTTGGTGCCACCCTGACCCAGTTCATGTGCCTGGCCGGGTTTGTGACACCCAGTGGTGTccctggctgggtttggtgacacccagaggtgtccctggctgggtttggtgACACTCTGGTGACACTCTGGGcagtcccctgtccctgtgccgaCTGTCCCTGACCCAGTCCGTGTCCCTGGCCGGGTTTGGTGACAcccagaggtgtccctggccgGGTTTGGTGACACCCAGTGGTGTccctggctgggtttggtgACACCTTGAGCAGGTTGGTGACaatcccctgtcccctcagcGACGTTCCTGTCTCAGTCCGTGtccctggctgggtttggggtgcacTGAGGTGTCCCTGGCTGGCTTGGTGACACTCTGGTGACGCTCTgggctgtcccctgtgccctcagCGGCATTCCTGACTCGCTCCATGtccctggctgggtttggggtgcacTGAGGTGTCCCTGGCTGGGTTGGTGACACTCTGGTGACACTCTGGTGGCACTCTGGTGACGCTCTgggctgtcccctgtgccctcagCGGCGTTCCTGACTCACTCCATGTCCCTGGCTGGGTTGGTGACACTCTGGTGACACTCTGGTGACACTCTGGTGACACTTTGGTGACACTTTGGTGGCACTCTGGTGACACTCTGGTGGCACTCTGGTGGCACTCTGGTGACGCTCtgggctgtcccctgtcccctcagcGGCGTTCCTGACTCACTCCATGtccctggctgggtttggggtgcacTGAGGTGTCCCTGGCTGGCTTGGTGACACAGCGATGGCTCTGTGCGTGGGTTTGTGACACTCTGGTGACACTCTGGTGGCACTCTGGTGACGCTCtgggctgtcccctgtcccctcagcGGCGTTCCTGACGCAGTCCGTGTGCCTGGACGACACCACGGTGAAGTTTGAGATCTGGGACACGGCGGGGCAGGAGCGATACCACAGCCTGGCGCCCATGTACTACCGGGGGGCTCAGGCTGCCATCGTGGTCTACGACATCACCAACCAGGTCTggcggggtttgggggggtctcTGAGGAGTTTGGAGGGGATttgaggaggatttgggggtctCTGAGAGGGTTTGGAGGGGATTTGAGGGGGATTTAGGGGCTCGGGGGGGGTTTTGAGTGGGCTCTGAGTGGGCTCAGGGGGGTTCTGAGGGAGCTCTGAGGAGGATCTGAGGGTTCTTGGAGGGGTTCTGAGAGATttgaggaggatttgggggtctCGGAGGGGATttgaggaggatttgggggtctCTGAGGGGGTTTGGAGGGGATTTGAGGGGGATTTAGGGGCTCTGGGGGATTTTGAGTGGGCTCTGAGTGGACTCAGAGGGGTTCTGGGGAGCTCGGAGGTGTCTGAGGAGGATCTGAGGGGTCTCGGCGGGGTCCTGAGAGATttgaggaggatttgggggtctCTGAGGGGGTTTCAGTGAGATTTAAGGGTCTCAGGAGGGTTTTGAGTGGAGCCTGAGGGGTCTCAGAAGGATCCTGGGAGATTTTGGGGGTCTCAGAGAGGTCCTGAGGCGTTTCAGGCGGGGATTTGAGCAGGATTTGGAGTTCTGATGGCTCTCAGGGGGATCTCAGAGATCTCAGAAGATTTGAGGAAGGGTCTCAGAGATCCCAGAGTATTTGAGGAAGGGTCTCAGCCTGGATCCCCCTCCCCAGGAGACGTTTGCCCgtgccaggggctgggtgaAGGAGCTGCAGCGCCAGGCCAGCCCCAGCATCGTCATCGCCCTGGCGGGCAACAAGGCCGACCTGGCCAGCAAGAGGATGGTGGAGTACGAGGTGAGGGGGCTGCGGGGATTGccaggatttggggggtttacggggattttttggggaatttacagagattttgggggggatttacggagattttttgggggatttACGGAGATTTTTTGGGGAATTTACAgagatttttgggggggggatttACGGAGATTTTGGGGGAATTTGCAGGGCTTTTTTTCGAATTTacagaggttttttgggggaatttacagagattttttgggaatttgcagggatttttttcgaatttacagagattttttccGAATTTacagaggttttttggggggatttacagagatttttttgaatttacagaggtttttgggggggaatttacggagatttttgggggggaattTACGGAGATTTTTGGGGAatttgcagggatttttttcaaatttacagagatttttttggaatttacagagatttggggggggggatttACGGAGATTTTGGGGGAATTTGCAGGTATTTTTTTCGaatttacagagattttttttgaatttacagagggttttttgggggaatttACAGAGACTTTTTGGAATTTACAgagatttttgggggggatttatggagatttttttttggaatttacagggatttttttggaatttacagaggttttttgggggggaatttACGGAGATTTTGGGGGAatttgcagggattttttttgaatttacagagatttttttggaatttacagaggttttttgggggaatttacagagattttttggaatttgcagaggttttttgggggaatttacagagattttttgggaatttacagggatttttttcgaatttacagagattttttccGAATTTacagaggttttttggggggatttacagagatttttttgaatttacagaggtttttgggggggaattTACGGAGATTTTTGGGGAatttgcagggatttttttcaaatttacagagatttttttggaatttacagagggtttttttgggggaattTACGGGGGTTTTTTGGAATTTACAgagatttttggggggggatttaCGGAGATTTTGGGGGAatttgcagggattttttttgaatttacagaggttttttggggggaatttacagagattttttggaatttacagaggttttttgggggaatttacagagattttttgggaatttgcagggattttttttgaatttacagagattttttccGAATTTacagaggttttttggggggatttacagagatttttttgaatttacagaggttttttggggggaatttaCGGAGATTTTTGGGGAatttgcagggatttttttcgaatttacagagattttttttgaatttacagagatttttggggggggatttaCGGAGATTTTTTGGGAatttgcagggatttttttcgaatttacagaggttttttttgaatttacagagattttggggggggtttacagagatttttttggaatttatggagatttttgggggggaatttacagggattttttggggggaatttaCGGAGATTTTTGGGGAatttgcagggatttttttggaatttacagagattttttttgaatttacggatatttttttggaatttacagggatttttttggtgaatTTACGGAGATTTTGGGGAAtttacagggatttttttcgATTTTACAGAGATTTTTCGGGGGgatttacagagattttttttttgaatttacggggattttggggggggatttacgga
This region includes:
- the CDK2 gene encoding cyclin-dependent kinase 2 isoform X2 — translated: MENFQKVEKIGEGTYGVVYKARNKVTGEVVALKKIRLDTETEGVPSTAIREISLLKELNHPNIVKLLDVIHTENKLYLVFEFLHQDLKKFMDSSSLSGIALPLIKGLAFCHAHRVLHRDLKPQNLLINAEGSIKLADFGLARAFGVPVRTYTHEVVTLWYRAPEILLGCKYYSTAVDIWSLGCIFAEMITRRALFPGDSEIDQLFRIFRTLGTPDEAAWPGVSALPDYKATFPRWARQDLAKVLPPLDDEGRKLLAQMLHYDPNKRISAKAALGHPFFRDVTRAVPHLRL
- the RAB5B gene encoding ras-related protein Rab-5B; its protein translation is MAGRGAQRPNGHSQPSKICQFKLVLLGESAVGKSSLVLRFVKGQFHEYQESTIGAAFLTQSVCLDDTTVKFEIWDTAGQERYHSLAPMYYRGAQAAIVVYDITNQETFARARGWVKELQRQASPSIVIALAGNKADLASKRMVEYEEAQAYADDNSLLFMETSAKTAMNVNDLFLAIAKKLPKTEPQSTSGAGARGRGVDLSEQSPQGRGQCCSN